cttctcctgctcctcgaGAAACTGCTGCAGCAGTCCGCCATCAATGGGAATGGTTAGCTGTTCGGAACCATCAACGCTCCGCTTCGACTTGACCAGCTTGTGGTCGAGGAACTCGGTGAGCTGGGCACGCAGAGCCAGATCAGAGCTGACCAAGAAGGCTTCGCGACAACTCGAGTAGAGGTCCCTGAACGGCATGCCCTGGTATGTGGCGTTGCCCTTGTTCTTCAATTGGTACTTAACAATCAGCATGTAAATGCCACGCGAATTGGTCGTTAGCGATGAGAAGACACTGCGCATCGAGGAGAGGGCCAATTCACCCGAATTCTGCACCAGCAGCGAGTTCTCGAAAGCAGTTTCGTTCGTGTATGGCAGCATTGTTGTGCAGTCCCACCAAGAGAAGTTAAAGCTGCTCAGCTTTCCCTGGTCCCACACTGCAAATGGGGAAACAATAATTAGTTTGGCTGTCGCACTACAAAGAACTCAAAGCACTCACGCAGTGGGGTGTTTATATGATCAATGGAGGCCATCAGATGAATATTTGGAACGCGCGCCAACCGCGATAGAATCGCCTGTGCCTTTACGTTGCGAAGCATGGCTCCATCCAGGTTGTGGACGATGAGGAACAAGTGTGTTTCTGGTATTAGTGCGAACTCCTCCTCGATCATATCGACCGCTTCATGTGGATTAGCCGGGCTAATGCCCGCATCCAATATATCGCTTGTGATGCTATCCAGCATATCCTTGATGGTCAGACTGGGAAAGAAGCCATTCACCACCAGTACGGTTTGTTTCTGCAAAACTTCGCGATGGAATGACTGCAGCAGCTGGCGCTTGGAGCCCAAACCATATAGGAGTATATTGAAGCCCTCATTCAGAATGCACATCCACTTGGGAAAGTACGAACGATACTCCTCCATAATGGCATTAATAGATCCCTCATGCTCCGTGGACAGCTTGATTTCCGACAGCAAACTAAACACACGATCGGCGGCCAGACGAGGATTCTTCAAACGATCCAAGGTGTGATCCGAAGTGAGGATCTTGCTGCTGGCATGCGAGTGAAAGTAGCCATCGCTCTCGGGCACAAACTCATTCGACTTTTTGGCCCTCGCCGATTGTCGCAGGCGGGCAGCCGATGGAGTCTTTGGCAGAACGGGCACAACAATAGCACGGCGAGCTTTAGAGGGCGTCTTGGGCTCATCATCGGCGGCGTCGTTGTCGGAGGAGTTGCCTGCAtcgctgctactgctgctggaggaggaTTCCTCGTCACTGGGCCGGAAGTCGCTTTCGTCTCCGGAAAAATCCTCATCTGAGTCGGCCACTATTTTCGCGATctctgaaatggaaattgaatttatgcataatgcaaaaaatcaaaaaagcaGAGAAAGGAAAGGGCTACCCACGATTCTTGACCTGGGTGCGCACATGGGCGGGAGTCTTTGGCTGATCCGTGGACTTCTTGCGCTTCGTATCCGGAGTCTTGAGCCCCAGACGCGGAGTTTTCGGTGTCTTGGGCGTGCAGGGCGTGGCATTTAGGGCGGCCAGAGCCATGGCGTCGCGTTTCTTGGGCGTATTGAAGCCAAACATGCTGGTGCCGGCCACATTGTATTCGGATTGCAGTAGATGGAGATCCTTGGCAGTGGGACGAGCTGCATTCTCCGATTCCTCGAGACTTTCTTCCTGTTCCACATCCTCCACCTCACTGCTCCGTTCATCGGACAGTTCCACATAATTCACAACAATTCGCTCCTCCTGCCCTTTCCCATTGGTTTCCTGCTTGTAGGCCTGGTATTTTTTGGTGGGACTTGGCCGTCGGGTGGAACGCCGACTGGTGACCTTGGTCTGGGACTCCACTGCGTCCTCAACCCGGGCCGTGTCTAAGTCCTCGGATTCCTCCTCCGAATTCGTGAGGTTCTCAATGGACTTGAGGTTCTCCTTCCGCGGCGTCTTGTAACCGCCTTTGTTGCTGGCACTCATCTCGCTTGCCACTCCACTGGGCGCTCTTATTACCAAAATATTCAATtggtaaacaaatatttcgcAAAATACACTCAATGCTCAGAAGTGGCGGGAATTATCGATAACCAAGACATGACGCGAGTGTGGCCAGCTCTCGCATAGGAAGTAGCTAAGTTTCTAGCTACAAACAAAGCTATGTGGAAAAATagtacaaattaatttttaatccTTGGGATATGTACAAGAACAGTTAAAAGGTAATTATTGGAACTTCTACAAACGGGAAAAAAGtcaatgaaaaatatatatgacaaatttattttttaaaacctAATAATAGAATGCAATTCCTACAAGCAAAGTTTGAATTTGAATGGCACCAGTGCTGGGAAACGTTACATGCAGCGGGTATCGAtacatttgaataaaaatcCAGTCACTGACAGAAGCTCAAGTTTTTGCTCAAGTAATTTTTTTGGAATTAGGTgaagttttttaaaaagttcaatttatcacaataaacaatttcttaCAAATTCACCACACTGACGAGCAAGTAAGTTGCTAATGAAAGACCTaagtaaatattatatatatttacttattatttgtatttatttaaaaaaaatataatataattaataaaataaagggGCAACATATATCGAAAAGCAATAGTTAGAAAATTAGCTTTGAACATGGAAcatggaaatattttagtgTTTAACAATTAAACATTTCTACAATTTGGAAGGAAActtgttttgtttgaattgaaaaaatcttgtggaaaatatttcattcatCACAAATCGTCTGGGCGACTTAATACCCATTCTCATGGTATATCCAACTTAAAATGTATACCtaacacttaaaaaaaaacgacatTTTTCTGGAAGTTTGTAATTTATTAGGCTGAATTAAAACTGTTTACTAAAAAGCATCTTAAACAgaagaaataatataattatatattaacaACTAACTGTTGACAAATTCTCAATGGCGCTTGCGCGGATGCGACGCGGAAGTGGAGGAGTATGCCTTCGAGCTGGAGTGGTGAGTGCTGCGCGACTTGGAGCGGGATCTCGTGCGGTGTCGCTTGCgtccgctgctgctgctgccatgCTCGTGGCTACGGCTGCTGCTCTGCCGCGAGGAGCGGTggtagctgctgctgccgccagCATCTTCGCCTGAATGGCTGGACTCGCGATGTCGACGCTGTTTCTGGCGATGACTTCCACTACTGCTGCCGCCACTGAACTGGCTGCGATGTTGCCGATGACCCCTATCACGGTctcgttcccgttcccgttcccggTCCCTGTCCCGATCGCGCGTccgctctctttctctgtcGCGATCGCGACGCTCGTATTTGCTCCGACTGCTGCTGTGGTGGCTGCGGTGTCCATGGCGGCTGGCGCGCTTGCTCCGGCTGCCGGAAGTTTTGGATCCGCTCGAGGTGCTGCTACTGTcgtcgctgtcgctgctggagctgctcccACTGCTGCTCGACGAAGACGAGCTGGACGAGTGGCGGCGTTTGCTCTTGGACTTGCGCGACGACTTGTTGGCCTTGTGCAGCGCCTTGTCCGCCGCACTCAGCATGGTGGCCACTGACTCCGGCATCTGCAGTAGATTGGTGGCCGGATTGGGAACGGGCTTCAGCTTTTGTGGACCacttgtgctgctgctgctgctgaggcTTGCCAGTGGTGCCACTGCAGCGGCCGCCACCACTTGTTGCACGAAGGTCTGCGACTGCCCTTTGCCGTCCTTGTTGTCGCTGAAGCGGGTGGTCCGTTCCTTGCGACTGAGTCGTTTGCCTAAGGGATGGCAATGTGTTAATAGGAGTGGTTCGGATTTACTTGGGGCTCTCATACCATTCGATTGCTGAAGCTTTTCCTGGGTGGTTTGACTGGTCGACTCACTGGGCGGATCTGGATTGGCCACCGGTCGACGATGctcaccagcaccagcaccagcaagGGAGCGCTCCAGTTCCCGCTTGCGTTGTCGCAGCAGAGTTTGCTCATCCAGCAGCTCTTGCTTGGCCACTCGATCCTCAATGTCGTCAATGACTCTCTCGAAGGATCGTTTGCTGCGCCTTATGCGAGCCTGCAAAGTTGAATAATATTAGAAATGGTTTTGATTTTAGGCGCAATGTCAAGAAACCTTCAACTCCTCCGCGCTTAGCTGCGCGCTTTTGTCGGCATCCTTTGCGCCATCCGCTTGGCGctcatcatcgtcgtcctcATCTTCTTCGGTTTCGCTGGAAGAATCGCCATAGGCTGCTAAACCTATAATTCAAATCAGTCAAGTGCTAATTGTTGCTACTAGGCTTCAATGTAGTAGAATCGGGCGCAGACTTTGGTATATTTCAAACTGATTTTCAATGTCTTCGGAAGAATTTGTAAGGAAAAGTTTGGGAAATGGAAGGACAAGGAGAAGGGGCCAAGAAGCGGGCTACAAGGACCAAACTGCGCCGAGGGGTT
This genomic stretch from Drosophila yakuba strain Tai18E2 chromosome 3R, Prin_Dyak_Tai18E2_2.1, whole genome shotgun sequence harbors:
- the LOC6537371 gene encoding origin recognition complex subunit 2 encodes the protein MSASNKGGYKTPRKENLKSIENLTNSEEESEDLDTARVEDAVESQTKVTSRRSTRRPSPTKKYQAYKQETNGKGQEERIVVNYVELSDERSSEVEDVEQEESLEESENAARPTAKDLHLLQSEYNVAGTSMFGFNTPKKRDAMALAALNATPCTPKTPKTPRLGLKTPDTKRKKSTDQPKTPAHVRTQVKNQIAKIVADSDEDFSGDESDFRPSDEESSSSSSSSDAGNSSDNDAADDEPKTPSKARRAIVVPVLPKTPSAARLRQSARAKKSNEFVPESDGYFHSHASSKILTSDHTLDRLKNPRLAADRVFSLLSEIKLSTEHEGSINAIMEEYRSYFPKWMCILNEGFNILLYGLGSKRQLLQSFHREVLQKQTVLVVNGFFPSLTIKDMLDSITSDILDAGISPANPHEAVDMIEEEFALIPETHLFLIVHNLDGAMLRNVKAQAILSRLARVPNIHLMASIDHINTPLLWDQGKLSSFNFSWWDCTTMLPYTNETAFENSLLVQNSGELALSSMRSVFSSLTTNSRGIYMLIVKYQLKNKGNATYQGMPFRDLYSSCREAFLVSSDLALRAQLTEFLDHKLVKSKRSVDGSEQLTIPIDGGLLQQFLEEQEKK